From Synoicihabitans lomoniglobus, the proteins below share one genomic window:
- a CDS encoding DUF294 nucleotidyltransferase-like domain-containing protein, with protein MKTSSISLRVADFLKQYPPFEYMAEAELLELAQGGRVKFHEDGEIIFSPGEERGRWVWMIQRGAINLYRPGERGEELIDVRVEGDLLGVDWADPTVPYPATARVAEESILYALPSDRFVEVCRGNAKAAAFLQSYFVVKKAGELPVTETDAFSLGEHSADWLLDVAEPDGRATNRLLLANPEQPIREVAKMIAPGMQEAVVVVDAERRPIGVVTEANFSAQVATGDVSVDTPVRDIMSQPVVTIPPRTQVGDIVMTMMRRRRHHLVVTETGGTDGRVVGVVGEKTIQAVHGNVPVFLSKEFTLARDLHELRRLRDRADELLLRFVEGEARVEWLTNFVAQVDRMLTEQTIVLAKEKLLLLDLVEPDVAWSWVAFHSEGRKERLLRSSQRTGIIYADPAPGVDREPMLRWFSALANELGAVFSVCRFPLDRGGRMASNSEWCMSVSEWQARFQQWVQYPIENEIITLTPFFDLRAITGDRSLVQQVRSTIRDSIVANPAFVPLLATDAMAHLPPVTVFRGSVIDAAGEVSDMINTKSHALTPLVDIARVFALGLDLGDATFTPDRLRKAGEKLPKHAALFAEAAEAFDHALKLQTRVGLNRGDAARFVRPDELTRVEIQRLKSIFRTVAQLMDITVKHFHINAE; from the coding sequence GTGAAAACGTCCAGCATCTCTCTGCGCGTCGCTGATTTCCTTAAACAATATCCGCCGTTTGAATACATGGCGGAGGCGGAGTTGTTGGAATTGGCCCAAGGCGGGCGGGTGAAATTTCACGAAGACGGGGAGATCATTTTTTCCCCCGGCGAAGAGCGGGGGCGCTGGGTCTGGATGATCCAACGCGGCGCCATCAACCTCTATCGGCCGGGCGAACGAGGCGAGGAGCTGATCGACGTGAGAGTGGAGGGGGATCTGCTCGGGGTGGATTGGGCCGATCCCACGGTGCCTTATCCGGCCACCGCGAGGGTTGCGGAGGAGAGCATCCTCTATGCTCTGCCGTCGGATCGTTTCGTCGAAGTCTGCCGGGGCAACGCGAAGGCGGCCGCGTTTCTCCAATCCTATTTTGTGGTTAAAAAGGCGGGCGAACTGCCCGTCACCGAAACCGATGCGTTTTCGCTGGGCGAGCATTCGGCCGACTGGCTGCTCGATGTCGCGGAGCCCGATGGGCGCGCCACCAACCGCTTGCTGTTGGCCAATCCGGAGCAGCCAATCCGGGAGGTGGCGAAGATGATCGCGCCGGGTATGCAGGAGGCCGTGGTGGTCGTCGATGCCGAGCGTCGTCCCATCGGGGTGGTGACGGAGGCCAATTTTTCCGCGCAGGTGGCGACCGGGGATGTGTCGGTCGACACGCCGGTGCGTGATATCATGTCGCAGCCGGTGGTGACCATCCCGCCTCGCACCCAGGTGGGGGATATCGTGATGACGATGATGCGGCGGCGGCGGCATCACCTCGTGGTGACCGAGACGGGTGGAACGGATGGTCGCGTGGTGGGGGTCGTGGGGGAAAAAACGATACAGGCGGTGCACGGCAACGTGCCGGTGTTTTTGTCGAAGGAGTTCACGCTCGCGCGCGATTTGCACGAGTTGCGTCGGTTGCGGGACCGGGCCGATGAGCTCTTGTTGCGATTTGTTGAAGGCGAGGCGCGGGTCGAATGGTTGACCAATTTCGTCGCGCAGGTGGATCGCATGCTCACTGAGCAGACGATCGTCCTGGCCAAGGAAAAGTTGCTGCTGCTCGACCTGGTGGAACCCGACGTGGCCTGGTCGTGGGTCGCGTTTCACTCGGAAGGGCGCAAGGAGCGACTGCTCCGCTCGAGTCAGCGCACGGGCATCATCTACGCCGATCCCGCGCCGGGGGTGGATCGCGAACCCATGCTGCGATGGTTCAGCGCCTTGGCCAACGAACTGGGGGCGGTCTTTTCAGTGTGTCGGTTCCCGCTCGATCGCGGCGGGCGCATGGCGAGTAACTCCGAGTGGTGCATGTCGGTGTCCGAATGGCAGGCGCGGTTTCAGCAGTGGGTGCAGTATCCGATCGAGAATGAGATCATCACGCTCACGCCGTTTTTTGACCTGCGGGCGATCACGGGAGACCGGTCGTTGGTCCAGCAGGTGCGGTCCACCATTCGTGACAGCATCGTCGCCAATCCGGCGTTTGTGCCGCTGCTCGCCACCGACGCAATGGCGCACCTGCCGCCCGTGACGGTGTTTCGCGGTTCGGTCATCGATGCGGCGGGGGAGGTGTCGGACATGATCAACACCAAGTCCCACGCGCTCACGCCGTTGGTGGATATCGCCCGCGTATTCGCGCTGGGCCTTGATTTGGGGGACGCCACGTTTACGCCCGACCGTCTGCGCAAGGCGGGCGAAAAACTGCCGAAACACGCGGCGTTGTTCGCGGAAGCGGCGGAAGCGTTTGACCACGCGCTCAAGCTGCAGACCCGCGTGGGGCTTAACCGCGGCGATGCGGCACGCTTTGTGCGTCCGGACGAGTTGACGCGGGTGGAGATTCAGCGGCTCAAGTCGATCTTCCGCACCGTCGCCCAACTCATGGATATCACGGTGAAACATTTTCATATCAATGCCGAGTAA
- a CDS encoding 3'-5' exonuclease, translating into MTDSTSLPVEIQRYLAATADPLPDDTPIERLRFVALDCETTGTDATKDAIISMGAIAVIDGEIRLEEEFEALLKIRHNTSSVVVHGITAEEAARKGVYVEEALTRFLDYLGNAVIVGHHIGFDVEVIQRACLRNFGIELNNRWIDTMELTLHLDDVGAIEAMRRSVGGTASPFQDFSLDGLCRRFRIAPHDRHTAAGDAFITAQIFLKLLRLAQRHDRTTLGALAERWVDPRDTEEAGGGSQK; encoded by the coding sequence ATGACTGATTCCACGTCATTGCCGGTCGAGATTCAGCGTTATCTGGCCGCCACGGCGGACCCGCTTCCCGATGACACGCCGATCGAGCGGCTCCGTTTTGTCGCGCTGGATTGCGAAACCACCGGCACGGACGCGACCAAGGACGCGATCATTTCCATGGGCGCGATCGCGGTGATCGACGGTGAAATCCGGTTGGAAGAGGAGTTCGAGGCGCTGTTGAAAATCCGGCACAACACGTCCTCAGTCGTCGTCCACGGCATCACCGCCGAAGAAGCGGCGCGGAAGGGGGTTTACGTGGAGGAGGCGCTGACGCGGTTCTTGGACTATCTGGGCAATGCCGTGATTGTGGGCCATCACATTGGGTTCGATGTGGAAGTGATCCAGCGCGCCTGCCTGCGGAATTTTGGCATCGAATTGAACAATCGTTGGATCGATACGATGGAGCTCACCCTGCACCTCGATGACGTGGGGGCGATTGAGGCCATGCGTCGATCGGTCGGCGGCACAGCGTCTCCATTCCAGGATTTTTCGTTGGATGGATTATGCCGACGCTTCCGGATCGCGCCGCACGATCGCCATACGGCGGCGGGGGATGCGTTCATCACCGCGCAGATTTTTCTCAAATTGTTGCGGCTCGCGCAGCGCCACGATCGCACGACCCTGGGCGCACTCGCGGAACGATGGGTCGACCCGCGGGATACGGAGGAGGCTGGGGGAGGCAGCCAGAAGTAG
- a CDS encoding SulP family inorganic anion transporter: protein MTNPFIRKQGTFKDDALSGLTVALALVPEAIAFAFVAGVPPLVGLYAAFFIGLITSIFGGRPGMISGATGALAVVMVALVQEGNARGGEGAGLEYLFATVVLMGIIQITVGALRLGRLIRLVPHPVMMGFVNGLAIVIFLAQLDMFKERSGAEVGGWLTGSALWTMLGLTALTMAIIHFLPKFTKAIPSSLAAILVVAGIAFLGVNTQVVGDLASVQGSLPQLHLPSVPFNMDTLAFIFPYAAILAAVGLIESLMTLQLVDELTETRGQGNREAVAQGAANIVTGFFQGMGGCAMIGQSLINIRSGGRGRTSGIVAALGLLTFILVGAPFIDRIPMAALTGVMFMVVIGTFEWATFETFGKVPKSDILVIAIVTGVTVYADLAIAVLVGVLVSALVFAWKSAQHVRLVVLEDTHAQRTYLMSGLLYFGSVREFADQFRPAEDPNDVVIDCRDTRVCDLSGLEAINALAERYRKAGKTLHLRHLSPECRILLEKAGTLIDVQVMADDPHYSVARINADGKFE from the coding sequence ATGACCAATCCATTCATCAGAAAACAAGGCACGTTTAAGGACGATGCCCTTTCCGGGCTCACCGTGGCGCTGGCGTTGGTGCCCGAGGCCATCGCGTTTGCGTTTGTCGCGGGCGTGCCGCCGTTGGTGGGGCTTTATGCCGCGTTCTTCATCGGTTTGATCACGTCGATCTTTGGCGGTCGGCCGGGTATGATTTCCGGGGCGACCGGCGCACTCGCAGTGGTCATGGTGGCCCTCGTGCAAGAGGGTAATGCGCGGGGCGGCGAGGGGGCGGGACTGGAGTATCTTTTTGCGACGGTCGTGTTGATGGGCATCATCCAGATCACGGTGGGCGCGTTGCGGTTGGGTCGGTTGATTCGACTCGTGCCGCACCCGGTCATGATGGGTTTTGTCAATGGCCTCGCGATCGTGATTTTCCTCGCCCAGCTCGACATGTTCAAGGAGCGCAGCGGAGCCGAGGTCGGCGGATGGCTGACCGGATCCGCGCTGTGGACCATGCTCGGCCTGACGGCGCTGACCATGGCGATCATCCATTTTCTGCCTAAGTTCACCAAGGCGATCCCGTCCTCCCTGGCGGCGATTCTGGTGGTGGCGGGCATTGCGTTTCTCGGCGTGAACACGCAGGTCGTGGGCGACCTGGCTTCGGTGCAGGGCAGCCTCCCGCAGCTCCATCTCCCGAGCGTGCCGTTCAACATGGATACGCTCGCGTTCATTTTCCCCTATGCGGCCATTCTGGCGGCGGTGGGCTTGATCGAGTCGCTCATGACGCTCCAGTTGGTCGACGAGTTGACCGAGACGCGCGGGCAGGGCAACCGCGAGGCCGTGGCGCAGGGCGCGGCCAATATCGTGACGGGATTTTTCCAAGGCATGGGCGGTTGCGCGATGATCGGGCAGAGCTTGATCAACATCCGATCGGGTGGCCGCGGACGCACCTCCGGCATCGTGGCGGCGTTGGGTTTGTTGACCTTTATTCTGGTGGGCGCGCCGTTCATCGATCGCATCCCCATGGCGGCGCTCACGGGGGTGATGTTCATGGTCGTGATCGGGACGTTTGAATGGGCGACCTTTGAGACGTTTGGCAAGGTGCCCAAGAGTGACATCCTCGTGATCGCCATCGTCACGGGCGTGACGGTTTACGCGGATCTGGCGATCGCGGTCCTGGTGGGCGTGCTCGTGTCGGCGCTGGTTTTTGCGTGGAAAAGCGCGCAACACGTGCGTCTCGTCGTGTTGGAGGACACCCACGCCCAGCGCACCTATCTCATGAGCGGACTGCTTTACTTTGGCTCCGTGCGCGAATTTGCGGATCAGTTCCGACCGGCGGAGGACCCGAATGATGTCGTGATCGATTGCCGTGACACCCGCGTTTGCGATCTCTCCGGGCTCGAGGCGATCAATGCGCTTGCCGAGCGTTATCGCAAGGCCGGCAAGACGCTGCACTTGCGCCACCTCTCGCCCGAGTGCCGTATCCTGCTGGAGAAAGCCGGGACGTTGATCGACGTGCAGGTCATGGCCGACGACCCACATTACTCGGTGGCGCGCATCAACGCCGACGGCAAATTTGAATAA